A section of the Meles meles chromosome 8, mMelMel3.1 paternal haplotype, whole genome shotgun sequence genome encodes:
- the SIPA1 gene encoding signal-induced proliferation-associated protein 1, whose product MWAGGGVGSPRRGAAPAPTDDLFARKLRQPARPPLTPHTFEPRPARGPLLRSGSDAGEARPPTPASPRARAHSHEEASRPAAGPTRLFTDPLALLGLPAEEPEPAFPPVPEPHWFAHYDVQSLLFDWAPKPRGTGGHAEAGSGTPASAEDRSAGSDLLLEAPGFVSELGGEGELGLGGPVPPPVPPALPNAAVSVLEEPQNRTSAYSLEHADLGAGYYRKYFYGKEHQNFFGLDEVLGPVAVSLRREEKESSGGGTLHSYRIIVRTTQLRTLRGTISEDALPPGPPRGLSPRKLLEHVAPRLSPTCLRLGSASPKVPRTLLTLDEQVLSFQRKVGILYCRAGQASEEDMYNNREAGPAFMQFLTLLGDVVRLKGFESYRAQLDTKTDSTGTHSLYTTYQDHEIMFHVSTMLPYTPNNQQQLLRKRHIGNDIVTIVFQEPGSKPFSPTTIRSHFQHVFLVVRADAPCTPHTSYRVAVSRTQDTPAFGPALPEGGGPFAANSDFRAFLLAKALNGEQAAGHARQFHAMATRTRQQYLQDLATNEVTTTSLDSASRFGLPSLGGRRRVPPRGPGAELQAAGALVWGVRAAPGARGAAGAGVEAGGPDDAEVPCLLGISAEALILVAPRDGRVVFNCACRDVLAWTFSEQRLDLYHGRGEAITLRFDGSPGQAVGEVVARLQLVSRGCETRELALPRDGQGRLGFEVDAEGFITHVERFTFAETAGLRPGARLLRVCGQTLPTLGSEAAAQLLRSAPKVCVTVLPPDESGRPRRSFSELYTLSLQEPSRRGAPEPVQEEAPGVVTLLPTTKQLLQLCLHDGGSSTGPGDLAEERTEFRHSQHSPSPRSSLSDEAPVLPNTTPDLLLAATAKPAAPSTGRETPPTRDGPGSPSGGEARDDPTPELRASFLPRTLSLRNSISKIMSEAGSETLEDEWQSISEIASTCNTILQSLSREGQPIPENGDGKGTPKADAEPEPGSLSEKVSHLEATLRKLQEDLDKERADRAALEEEVRSLRHNNRRLQAESKSAATRLLLASKQLGTPTTDLD is encoded by the exons ATGTGGGCCGGCGGCGGCGTGGGGAGCCCTCGGCGGGGCGCGGCCCCTGCACCCACGGATGACCTCTTTGCGCGCAAGCTGCGCCAGCCAGCACGGCCCCCGCTGACACCGCACACCTTCGAGCCAAGGCCAGCCCGCGGCCCGCTCCTGCGCAGCGGCAGCGATGCGGGCGAGGCCCGGCCCCCCACACCAGCGAGCCCGCGTGCCCGTGCCCACAGCCACGAGGAGGCCAGCCGCCCTGCCGCGGGCCCCACCCGGCTCTTCACTGACCCGCTGGCCCTGCTGGGGCTGCCCGCCGAGGAGCCGGAGCCCGCCTTTCCGCCAGTGCCTGAGCCCCACTGGTTTGCCCACTACGACGTGCAGAGTCTCCTCTTTGACTGGGCTCCAAAGCCGCGGGGGACAGGGGGCCACGCGGAGGCGGGATCTGGGACTCCGGCCTCTGCTGAGGACCGCTCTGCGGGCTCGGACCTGCTGCTTGAAGCGCCTGGCTTTGTGAGTGAGCTTGGGGGTGAGGGCGAGCTGGGCCTGGGTGGACCCGTGCCCCCACCCGTGCCCCCTGCACTGCCCAACGCCGCCGTGTCCGTCCTGGAGGAGCCGCAGAACCGAACTTCAGCCTACAGCCTGGAGCACGCAGACCTGGGCGCCGGCTACTACCGCAAGTACTTCTATGGCAAAG AACATCAGAACTTCTTCGGACTGGACGAGGTGCTGGGCCCGGTGGCAGTGAGCCTgcggagggaagagaaggaaagcagcGGAGGGGGCACTCTGCACAGCTACCGCATCATCGTGCGGACCACACAG CTCCGGACCCTCCGAGGCACCATCTCGGAAGATGCGCTGCCGCCGGGGCCCCCACGGGGCCTGTCCCCTAGGAAGCTTCTGGAACACGTGGCTCCGCGGCTGAGCCCGACCTGCCTGCGCCTGGGCTCAGCTTCACCAAAGGTGCCACGCACGCTGCTCACGCTGGATGAGCAAGTG CTGAGTTTCCAGCGCAAGGTGGGCATCCTGTACTGCCGCGCGGGCCAGGCCTCGGAGGAGGACATGTACAACAACCGGGAGGCAGGACCGGCCTTCATGCAGTTCCTCACCCTGCTGGGCGACGTGGTGCGGCTCAAAGGCTTTGAGAGCTACAGGGCCCAACTGGACACCAAAA CGGATTCCACGGGCACGCACTCCCTCTACACCACTTAccaggaccacgagatcatgTTCCACGTGTCCACGATGCTGCCTTACACCCCCAATAACCAGCAGCAG CTCCTGCGGAAACGCCACATCGGCAACGACATCGTGACCATCGTGTTCCAGGAGCCCGGCAGCAAGCCCTTCTCCCCTACCACCATCCGCTCCCACTTCCAGCACGTGTTCTTGGTGGTGCGGGCTGATGCGCCCTGCACTCCGCACACCTCGTACAG GGTGGCCGTGAGCCGCACCCAGGACACCCCGGCCTTCGGACCAGCTCTGCCCGAGGGCGGAGGCCCCTTCGCAGCCAACTCCGACTTCCGCGCCTTCCTGCTGGCCAAGGCGCTCAACGGCGAGCAGGCAGCGGGCCACGCACGCCAGTTCCACGCCATGGCCACGCGCACGCGTCAGCAGTACCTGCAGGACCTGGCCACCAACGAGGTGACCACCACGTCGCTGGACTCGGCTTCGCGCTTCGGCCTGCCCTCCCTGGGCGGGAGGCGGCGGGTGCCCCCTCGGGGCCCGGGCGCCGAGCTGCAGGCGGCGGGGGCGCTGGTGTGGGGCGTGCGCGCGGCGCCCGGAGCGCGGGGCGCGGCGGGGGCCGGGGTCGAGGCCGGAGGTCCCGACGACGCCGAGGTGCCCTGCCTGCTGGGCATCTCGGCCGAGGCGCTGATACTCGTGGCGCCGCGCGACGGTCGTGTGGTCTTCAACTGCGCCTGTCGCGACGTGCTGGCCTGGACCTTCTCGGAGCAGCGGCTCGACCTGTACCACGGCCGCGGGGAGGCGATCACGCTGCGGTTCGACGGGTCCCCCGGCCAAGCCGTAGGCGAGGTCGTGGCGCGTCTGCAG CTGGTGAGCCGCGGCTGCGAGACCCGCGAGCTGGCGCTGCCCCGCGACGGCCAAGGCCGCCTGGGCTTCGAGGTGGACGCCGAGGGGTTCATCACGCACGTGGAGCGCTTCACGTTCGCCGAGACCGCGGGGCTGCGGCCGGGGGCGCGCCTGCTGCGCGTGTGCGGCCAGACGCTGCCCACGCTGGGCTCCGAGGCCGCCGCCCAGCTGCTGCGCTCGGCGCCCAAGGTCTGCGTCACCGTCCTGCCCCCCGACGAGAGCGGCCGGCCCCGCAG GAGCTTTTCGGAGCTGTACACGCTATCTCTGCAGGAGCCTAGCCGGCGGGGGGCCCCGGAGCCGGTACAGGAGGAGGCCCCAGGGGTGGTGACCCTGCTGCCCACCACGAAGCAGCTGCTGCAACTGTGCCTGCATGATGGTGGCAGTTCCACAGGGCCTGGGGATCTAGCTGAAGAGAGGACTGAGTTCCGGCACAGCCAGCACTCACCGTCCCCCCGCAG TTCCCTGTCAGACGAGGCCCCGGTCCTGCCCAACACCACCCCGGACCTCCTTCTGGCCGCCACGGCCAAGCCGGCAGCACCCAGTACTGGCAGAGAGACACCCCCCACCCGG GATGGGCCAGGCAGCCCCAGTGGTGGTGAGGCCAGGGACGACCCGACCCCAGAGCTGAGGGCCTCCTTCCTGCCACGAACCTTGTCTCTGCGGAACTCCATCAGCAAAA TCATGTCGGAGGCGGGCAGTGAGACCTTGGAAGACGAGTGGCAGTCCATCTCGGAGATCGCCTCCACTTGCAACACCATCCTGCAGTCACTGTCCCGGGAGG gacaGCCCATCCCGGAGAATGGAGATGGCAAGGGAACGCCAAAGGCCGATGCTGA GCCAGAACCCGGGAGCCTGTCCGAGAAGGTCTCTCACCTGGAGGCCACACTCAGGAAGCTGCAGGAGGACCTGGACAAG gagaggGCCGACAGGGCAGCCCTGGAGGAGGAGGTCCGGAGCCTGCGGCACAACAACCGGAGGCTTCAGGCTGAGTCGAAGAGCGCTGCCACCCGCTTGCTCCTGGCATCCAAGCAGCTGGGCACACCCACCACCGATCTGGACTGA